From the Gallus gallus isolate bGalGal1 chromosome 27, bGalGal1.mat.broiler.GRCg7b, whole genome shotgun sequence genome, the window CTGCACTGCCCCCCCCTCGTCATCTACAACTCCGACACCTTCGAGTCGGTGCCCAACCGTGATGGGCGTTACACCTTCGGTGCCAGCTGTGTCAGCCAGTGCCCCTGTGAgtgctggggggtgggggaggggtcTGAGCACCTCCTTACCCAGCTCTGACCATCctggttcccccccccccccccccccccccacagatAACTACCTTGCGACAGAGGTGGGCTCCTGCACGCTCGTCTGCCCCCAGAACAGTCAGGAGGTGACGGTCAACAATGTGCAGAAGTGCGAGAAGTGCAGCAAGCCCTGCCCGGAGGGTGAGTGcctggggggggtcctggctgtgcagctgggggggctctggggcACCCCGGGGGGCTGCTGTTCACTGGGAAGCTCTGCAGTACTGGGACGGTGCTGGAGAGCCCTTGGGGACTGCAGCGGGGCGAAGGGGCTGCTGTGCCCTGGGGGGCCCTGCAGCATATTGCCAGGTAGGCGGCGCTCtgggggggtcctggtgaaTCTGCCAACCCCTCTCTGCCCCCCGCAGTGTGCTATGGGCTGGGGGTGGATTTCCTCAAGGGCGTCCGTGCTGTCAACGCCTCCAACATCCGGCACTTTGCTGGCTGCACCAAGATCTTTGGCAGCCTGGCCTTCCTGCCCGAGACCTTCGCTGGGTAAGCACTGCACACCCCATCCCAGTGGGAACCATCAGGgaccccccacagccccactaacctccccccccccccctccccacttccTATCTCCCACAGGGACCCAAGCACCAACACAGCACCCCTGGACCCCCAACTGCTATCGGTCTTTGAGAGCCTGGAGGAGCTGACGGGTGAGTGCACGGAGATGGGGACACATCCCTGAGCTGAGGGCACAAAGTGAGCAGCGGTTACAATCGTgtccccccccactcccccccagGCTACCTGTACATTGCTGCCTGGCCACCCGGCATGGACGACCTGGGCGTCTTCCAGAACCTGCGTGTCATCCGTGGCCGTGTGCTGCACAAGTGAGCGGGGATGGGGACCCGGTGGGACGtggggggggacgtgggggggtGACACGGGGGCGATGTGGGCGCTCACCTGGCTGTGTCTTGGCAGTGGTGCCTACTCACTGACGCTGCAGGACCTGGCGGTGCGGGCGCTGGGGCTGCGCGCCCTGCAGGAGATCAGCAGCGGGATGGTGCTCATCCACCACaacccccagctctgcttcctccagAAGGTGCCCTGGGACAGCATCTTCCGCCACCCCCGCCAGCACCTCTTCCAGACCCACAACAAAGCCCCCGAGCAGTGCGGTGAGGACAACCCCAGCCCCAGCGCTCACGGTCCTCAGGGCCGGGCTGTGAGATGGGGGTAACACCGTGTTCGACCCCCCCAGAGAGCGATGGCCTGGTGTGCTTCCACCTCTGCGCCCACGGGCACTGCTGGGGGCCCGGCCCCACACAGTGCGTCTCCTGTGAGCGCTTCCTGCGGGGCCAGGAGTGCGTGGCCTCCTGCAACCTGCTGGATGGGTGAGCACGGGGACGGGCTGAGCCCGGCAGTGGGGGTGAGACACTGCCCTGCatcaaccccaaccccaaccccatcccactCCCACCGCCCCGCAGTGCCACCCGGGAGCACGCCAACGGCACGCGCTGCCTGCCCTGCCACCCCGAGTGCCAGCCACAGAACGGCACCGAGACCTGCTTTGGATCGGTGAGAACGGGGACACGGGACAGCAGCACGGGGGTGGCACTGCCGCCAGGtccctcaccccccacccccgtGCCCCCCACCCCGCAGGATGCGGATCAGTGCGTGGCATGCGCGCACTACAAGGATGGGCAGCAGTGCGTGCGGCGCTGCCCCAGCGGGGTGAAAGTGGATGCCTCCTTTGTGCCCATCTGGAAGTACCCGGACGAGGAGGGGgtctgccagctctgccccaccAACTGCACCCACTCGTGAGTACACACCGTGGCCGGGCGTgtgtcggggggggggggctgtgggttgCTCACCCACCCCGTGTTCTATCAGGTGCACCATCCGGGATGAGGACGGCTGCCCCGTGGACCAGAAGCCAAGGTACCACCACGGGTACCCCCACCCCGTGGGGGAGCGTCAGGGGgtgaccccatccccacatcccccgtCAcctcccatcctgcagccaggtgACGTCCATCATTGCTGGAGTGGTGGGGGCTCTGCTGGTTGTCGTCCTTCTGCTCATCACCGTGGTCTGCGTCAAGCGCCGGCggcagcaggagaggaagcACACCATGCGGCGGCTGCTGCAGGAGACCGAGGTGGGGATGCTGGATGACCCCGGGGGGGGGCTCAGAGCGTTGTCCCTCCTCACTCACCTGTCCCTCACAGCTGGTGGAGCCGCTGACACCCAGCGGGGCCCTCCCCAACCAAGCGCAGATGCGCATCCTCAAGGAGACGGAGCTGAAGAAAGTGAAGGTTTTGGGCTCCGGCGCTTTCGGCACTGTCTATAAGGTGAGGGGTGGGAGGCACTGTCAGTGGGGTGGCACCATCTGTGTCCTCCTCACTCACCGACCGCCCCGTAGGGCATCTGGATCCCTGACGGGGAGAGCGTGAAGATCCCGGTGGCCATCAAGGTGTTGCGGGAGAACACCTCGCCCAAAGCCAACAAGGAGATCCTGGATGTGAGTGCAGCGGAGGCGGGCacggggctggggagggggtgcCAACCTGACCTCCTGTccgtgctgcctgcaggaagcCTACGTGATGGCCGGGGTGGGCAGCCCCTACGTGTCGCGGCTGCTGGGCATCTGCCTGACCTCCACGGTGCAGCTGGTGACGCAGCTGATGCCCTACGGCTGCTTGCTGGACTACGTGCGGGAGAACAAGGACCGCATCGGCTCCCAGGACCTGCTCAACTGGTGTGTGCAGATCGCCAAGGTAGGactgggggctgcggggggggtttgggggggtggAGGTGCAGGGCTTAACGCCTGCCGCCCAGGGGATGAGCTACCTGGAGGAGGTGCGGCTGGTGCACCGTGATTTGGCTGCTCGCAACGTCCTGGTCAAGAGCCCCAACCACGTCAAAATCACCGACTTTGGGCTGGCACGGCTGCTTGATATCGACGAGACCGAGTACCACGCCGACGGGGGCAAGGTGGGATGTGGGGACGGGGTGACGGGGAGCGCGgtgtccccatagggtcccACTCACCCCTCCATCCACCCACTCAGGTCCCCATCAAGTGGATGGCGCTGGAGTCCATCCTGCGCCGGCGCTTCACCCACCAGAGCGACGTCTGGAGCTACGGTGCGTCCCTATGCAGGCTGCGGTGGGGCGGGGGGTCCCAAACCGACGCTTACCCCACGTCCTCGTGTCCTCAGGCGTCACCGTGTGGGAGCTGATGACCTTTGGGGCGAAACCATACGATGGGATCCCGGCGCGGGAGATCCCCGACCTGCTGGAGAAAGGCGAGCGGCTGCCGCAGCCGCCCATCTGCACCATCGACGTCTACATGATCATGGTGAAATGTGAgtggggggacgtggggacacgGTGGCCGGGACCCCACCGGCGCCCTGACGGCGCTCGGCTCTGCCCCAGGCTGGATGATCGACTCCGAGTGCCGGCCCAAGTTCCGTGAGCTGGTCACCGAGTTCTCCCGCATGGCCCGCGACCCCCAGCGCTTCGTGGTCATCCAGGTATGGGGTCCCGGGGGTCTTGTCCTCAGCAGCGCCCCAACGGGCACTGACAGCCCCTCAccccccacctccatccccagaaCGACACAATTGGGCTGCCCAGCTCCATGGACAGCACCTTCTACCGGgcgctgctggaggaggaggacatGGACGACCTGGTGGATGCTGAGGAGTACCTGGTCCCTCACCAGGGCTTCTTCAGCGCAGAGACCTCCACCGCCTACCGCAGCCGCATCTCCTCCACGCGGGTATGGCCTGGaagggggggtttgggggcagcGTGCTGCTGCGGGGTCTGTGGGGCGCAAAGTCCTTAACGCTACCCGGAGACCCCGTGGACCCCGTGCAGCCCCACGGCACCGTGCTCGACTCTGTGCCCTTTTGCCtcctcagagcacagcagagaccCCAGCCGACACGACAGAGGGCGAGGAATCAGCCGCCTTCCCCTTCCCACCGCAGAGCCTGGTGGAGGGCCCAGAGTGCCCCGTGCCAGAGGCTCTGGAGGTGGATGGTGGGGCCAAGGGAGCCC encodes:
- the ERBB2 gene encoding receptor tyrosine-protein kinase erbB-2 isoform X1, whose protein sequence is MIAARGRPLCPALLPLLLAALCPAAAAEVCTGTDMKLLQPSSPESHYETLRHLYQGCQVVQGNLELTYLPPGADTAFLQDIKEVQGYVLIAENHVSAVGLQGLRIIRGTQLFQERYALAVLGNVGLRQLGMRQLTEILKGGVHIEGNPQLCFQETILWADIFHRHNELRSETRVESTRSRTCPDCRALCAEGHCWGESPQDCQTLTNSICHGCPRCKGTKPTDCCHEQCAAGCTGPKHSDCLACLNFNRSGICELHCPPLVIYNSDTFESVPNRDGRYTFGASCVSQCPYNYLATEVGSCTLVCPQNSQEVTVNNVQKCEKCSKPCPEVCYGLGVDFLKGVRAVNASNIRHFAGCTKIFGSLAFLPETFAGDPSTNTAPLDPQLLSVFESLEELTGYLYIAAWPPGMDDLGVFQNLRVIRGRVLHNGAYSLTLQDLAVRALGLRALQEISSGMVLIHHNPQLCFLQKVPWDSIFRHPRQHLFQTHNKAPEQCESDGLVCFHLCAHGHCWGPGPTQCVSCERFLRGQECVASCNLLDGATREHANGTRCLPCHPECQPQNGTETCFGSVRTGTRDSSTGVALPPGPSPPTPVPPTPQDADQCVACAHYKDGQQCVRRCPSGVKVDASFVPIWKYPDEEGVCQLCPTNCTHSCTIRDEDGCPVDQKPSQVTSIIAGVVGALLVVVLLLITVVCVKRRRQQERKHTMRRLLQETELVEPLTPSGALPNQAQMRILKETELKKVKVLGSGAFGTVYKGIWIPDGESVKIPVAIKVLRENTSPKANKEILDEAYVMAGVGSPYVSRLLGICLTSTVQLVTQLMPYGCLLDYVRENKDRIGSQDLLNWCVQIAKGMSYLEEVRLVHRDLAARNVLVKSPNHVKITDFGLARLLDIDETEYHADGGKVPIKWMALESILRRRFTHQSDVWSYGVTVWELMTFGAKPYDGIPAREIPDLLEKGERLPQPPICTIDVYMIMVKCWMIDSECRPKFRELVTEFSRMARDPQRFVVIQNDTIGLPSSMDSTFYRALLEEEDMDDLVDAEEYLVPHQGFFSAETSTAYRSRISSTRSTAETPADTTEGEESAAFPFPPQSLVEGPECPVPEALEVDGGAKGALPSPPATRYSEDPTALPGDESEGLDPEGFATPGAHATMPEYVNQAGERPSPPRHPCAPPSPPDKPKGHQGKNGLIKDTKHPFLGPFGRAVENPEYLAPPGLPAPTAFSQAFDNPYYWNQDPPKAGSPEGGPSSTPAAENPEYLGLAEPEDVAV
- the ERBB2 gene encoding receptor tyrosine-protein kinase erbB-2 precursor (The RefSeq protein has 1 substitution, 1 non-frameshifting indel compared to this genomic sequence); amino-acid sequence: MIAARGRPLCPALLPPLLLAALCPAAAAEVCTGTDMKLLQPSSPESHYETLRHLYQGCQVVQGNLELTYLPPGADTAFLQDIKEVQGYVLIAENHVSAVGLQGLRIIRGTQLFQERYALAVLGNVGLRQLGMRQLTEILKGGVHIEGNPQLCFQETILWADIFHRHNELRSETHVESTRSRTCPDCRALCAEGHCWGESPQDCQTLTNSICHGCPRCKGTKPTDCCHEQCAAGCTGPKHSDCLACLNFNRSGICELHCPPLVIYNSDTFESVPNRDGRYTFGASCVSQCPYNYLATEVGSCTLVCPQNSQEVTVNNVQKCEKCSKPCPEVCYGLGVDFLKGVRAVNASNIRHFAGCTKIFGSLAFLPETFAGDPSTNTAPLDPQLLSVFESLEELTGYLYIAAWPPGMDDLGVFQNLRVIRGRVLHNGAYSLTLQDLAVRALGLRALQEISSGMVLIHHNPQLCFLQKVPWDSIFRHPRQHLFQTHNKAPEQCESDGLVCFHLCAHGHCWGPGPTQCVSCERFLRGQECVASCNLLDGATREHANGTRCLPCHPECQPQNGTETCFGSDADQCVACAHYKDGQQCVRRCPSGVKVDASFVPIWKYPDEEGVCQLCPTNCTHSCTIRDEDGCPVDQKPSQVTSIIAGVVGALLVVVLLLITVVCVKRRRQQERKHTMRRLLQETELVEPLTPSGALPNQAQMRILKETELKKVKVLGSGAFGTVYKGIWIPDGESVKIPVAIKVLRENTSPKANKEILDEAYVMAGVGSPYVSRLLGICLTSTVQLVTQLMPYGCLLDYVRENKDRIGSQDLLNWCVQIAKGMSYLEEVRLVHRDLAARNVLVKSPNHVKITDFGLARLLDIDETEYHADGGKVPIKWMALESILRRRFTHQSDVWSYGVTVWELMTFGAKPYDGIPAREIPDLLEKGERLPQPPICTIDVYMIMVKCWMIDSECRPKFRELVTEFSRMARDPQRFVVIQNDTIGLPSSMDSTFYRALLEEEDMDDLVDAEEYLVPHQGFFSAETSTAYRSRISSTRSTAETPADTTEGEESAAFPFPPQSLVEGPECPVPEALEVDGGAKGALPSPPATRYSEDPTALPGDESEGLDPEGFATPGAHATMPEYVNQAGERPSPPRHPCAPPSPPDKPKGHQGKNGLIKDTKHPFLGPFGRAVENPEYLAPPGLPAPTAFSQAFDNPYYWNQDPPKAGSPEGGPSSTPAAENPEYLGLAEPEDVAV